CATTCCTCATGCCCATTGCATGACCCATCGTTCTTAACCGGAGAAGCCGCCGTCGTGTCCACCGAAACCTTGTTCTTACGGACTGTGTATGGGCAAGCTTCCTTCAAGTGACCCACCCTTCCACAGGAAAAATAGAGCTTCTGAATTCCTTCATAGTTCACGGCCTGTTCGAACCGCCCGATGAGAATGGTATCGATCAAGGGCTTGTTGATATCAATCTGAATACACATCCTCGCATACTTACCCTTAGCTTCCATGGCAGTATGCGTATCTATCCTAAGGACCTTCCCAATGGATTCGCTGATCTCTCTTAGGATTTCCGTCTCATAAAGTTCAATGGGCAGCTTGTAGAGGCGAATCCACATGGCAACCAGAGAAATGTTCGCTGTGGAAGGCTTGAAGAATGGTTCCCATGGCCTAATGAAGAGGAAGTGATCCCCCAAAAACCATGGTCCTCGTCTTAGAACAGAGTTTAAATCTTCCTTGGAGAAGAAACGAACCAGGAAAAATCCGTGGCTAAGATCCACGACGTCCATTCTACCCTCAGGTTTCCAGATATGATTCAACTTACTCTGCATGTAGGCGAAACTGACCGAACGCTCCACCAGCTTAACAATGACGGCTTTACACCAACGCTCTCGTAAGCGCTTCTTGGTGTCTTTCGATAGCTTGATGGCTACCAGACCTACGCGGAGTTTATTGATATCCTCGTCTTCATTTTCCGAGTCACTTACAGCGTCCATATGGTCCGTGAAGTCAAAAGCATGGGCAAACGCTCCAGGGATTTCACCCACGAGCTTGTCCCTGAAAGACGCATTAGACTGGTTCCAATGGTTGAAATTGTTTTGCGGAGGATAGCCGTCGTTGGGACCCTCGTTAAACTCGGCATGATGGCTGTCTTTCACCTTTTTGTTACTCCTGGCTAACTCTGCTTCTTCTTCCCTAGAGAGCATACGAggcttcattttcttttttcctacaAGTAGCAAAAAATACAAATCCAGCAGAATCCTTCTAATCATAATAAGGTTATTCTAGTAgagttgattttattaaaatttgaaatgttgTTTCAATTACCCTCCTATTAATTTGTTTCACAATATTCTGATTTTATGGCCCTTGTATAAACTTTTCGATAGAACTGATAACTAGCAGTTTGATGCAGTTTTTTAAGTGATTGGTTCTAATAATTTATagcattaaaaagaaaagtttaagcAGCTGGAAAAATTCCAATCCAATTTAAACTTGAGCTTTATTGGAAGTTTGTCATTCAATATTTCCTAACCTCTTTTTTAAATGGAATGCAATGTTCCACAAATTATCTTGTAGAACATTTAAGCTTATATATGGTTTGCTTCTGGACACAATAGCCTGCTTGTAGTTGATGGCAAGCTAACGTAGCTCCTTTCAATTATAGAATTCACCTAGCTAGAGTATGTTTGGAATAGAGAGAGATGAAAGATAAGGAGAAGATAGAAAAAGCTGATCAGCCTTCATCCAGACATAGGGTTAGTCATTTAATTAGTCCGCTTTACTTTACAAAGTAATACTATTTCCTGAGATTTAGTTGAtattctcattttattttcataactCCACACACCCCtacttttgagaaaattaaaggaTGTAATTGTACATTACATTGCTATATGTAGGTTATGATTCTAACTGTTGAATGTGGTAGTTTAGCATTTGCACATCATTACTAAAGTTGAAGGGAAAGGGGAATATGAAGACAGGCTTCCTTTTTTTAATCCTATGGACGACAACTCTTGACAGTTAGAAAATCCAAAGGTAAGATCAGACTAGTCCTAAGTATACGCTTTTAAGAGCTTTTCTAGTGCTAATGGTAAAAGGCTATTTTCCTCCTCCCCCTCCATTGAGGCCAAGcttacttattaaaaataaaggtaaacGGCTAATCTAGATGTAGCAAATAAGGCGAAAGAATACataagagaaaattttgaacctCTAAATGTTTTGGAGAAATCAATCAAAACATCCATTGAGGcagaaaaccccaaaaaataggaagaaaaatttagaacaattaAAGGAAGTGGATCATTAGTCCAAACTACACTGACTTCTCTACTTGAGTGTGACCATTATAACTCTTCTATCACTTTAAAAACCAATGCCTTATGCCCTTATGAATCTGGATGGGGATGGTATCATATGCACTCTCTCAAGTGAGTTAAGGGAGATGTCAATTCAACTATAAAACCATtgacataatatttatatactcAAATGATaaatgagggttttttttggCGTACTAATATTTATTGATGcaaaataaactaatttaaaAATTGGATAACCTGTTTAATAAGACAAATTTTAGTGTCATAAGTGTTTTTGAGTAACCTTAATtgctaatttcaattattaatgtgaattttaaataatataagatTATTTTCTTTATCCTCTTTACATTTGTGCAACCAACAATTTAATGGACACATATCATGTAATGTTTGCCTTGGCTCTCATGATCGTTATTTTTGTAACACAAACATAGAagtaattttagtttattattttttaaaataataaaattttaatttatggtttTTGGTTTAGATAGGATTGGAATCTTAAACTTTTTATTtggtagtaaatttttttactaattggGCTTACTAGAACtcataaaagtaattttatttttataaagccAAAAACCTTATACTTTTCTGTATGAAACTACTAATCCTCAAGTTGGTCTAACATGCATAAATGAAATGAAGATATTGTCATGTTGTGATGTAAATGCAAGTATATACATAtggtcaaacttttttttttttttttgggtggataaGCAATACCATGAAGATCAACAATCCATTTATGACGATTCTCTATCAACTTGAGAACTCATAATGGTGGGGTCATGGTGTACAGAAAATGATTCACTTCATTTGGTTTGAAATGGAGAGTTGTTTATGTTATATGTCAGCTGTTGTGCCCGTAACAACTATTGATCTATCTTTCTTATTATCAATTATTGATCTAACATCTACAATCatgtaattcaaaatttgtacATGATTGATTGTAGTGACACTATAAAAAAACAGGTCTAAAGCTGCGTTTGAAAAACGCAGCTTAAGAccccaaaaacgcggctataggctttgAGCCGCGTTTTCTATGGCCGCGTGATGCTGTTTGATGCCAACTGTAACGAAGGAAGAAATTGAATAGCTCTTCGGTTTGAACATTCtgttgtatcaaaaaaaaaaaaagattcaaaactatTGTTTCCAACCATGATTGTGATGATGAACACCGgttaaactattttttaaggTGGTAACTGGTagatttaaaatcaattattaataaCCATACTatccaaaatataaatatagaatCAATCATATAATATTATctatacaaaattacaaatatgtGCAGTCTGTCACAGAAAAAAGTTGGAATGAGTAGCTAGTATGCGCTGCGCAGTCATGAAAATGCAATATATGCTATGACCTGAGTCCAACTCCAAGGACACACGACAGTTTGGACAACAGATATCTTCCAATCAAAAAGCGAAACGTTACCATTCTCAGCATCCAGTCAAGGCCATGTTAATTTGGCCGTGACAGTTCTCAGTCCCAATATTTCTTGAGGAGGACgcaaatatctctctctctctctctcacacacacaggTGACAGGACAGCTAGCATTTTCCAATAGCTTGTATAGTTGTATCCATAAATGTGCCGCTTTACCCTTCACCCTCTCTAGCTCCATACACTCAAACTAGTAGATTAACCCCACACACACCCTTGTTCCTTTTTACAATCGGTTCATTCAACACAAAACCCTTCTTGCATAAACCCTCACAACCTCCTTTGTTTTCTTCACCTTTTGAGAATATGGCTTCTTCATGTTCCCCCAACCCCAAGGGTCCTTCCTTTTCTGACTTTGGAATCACTGATTCTGGTTTTTACCTTCCTTTCTCTTATGGGTTTTACATGTCCTTTAATTACTTCTCTTTTAGCACAGCTTCTTAATTAACattctcttttcatttcttgTGTGCTAAAACAAGCAGGTGAGCTTTATGGTAAGAACAACCCCTTTCAGAGGAGTGGACCAAAAGGTGCCGTGGAACGCATTGCTCTAAAGAATGACAAATTATACATGCGGGTAGATATGCCAGGTGTCCCCAAACAAAACATGTCCTGCTTTCTCGACCATTTCAACAATGTCATTTTCACTGGCTCAGCACCCAAAGAATGGGAGCACGATGACCAAGTTAGAGAGTTCGGAGGTCTTTATGGACTACGTTGTGGTTGTTGTGAGGTCGCTAAACTCCACGGCAATATCACCAACGGTGTACTCAGGATGAAAATGTCAAaggtttacttttttttctttaacttttgttTAAGTTCATGAGCAATATACATGTtagtaataaatatttttgtatttactTGTTTGACAGAAAATATTGAAGAATGTAACTCGTTGCTCTTATGGTCCTCCCCCAGTGGACACTCCCattatttttttgcatgaaGATATAGGTATCTCTAAATAATTTTAGTGGATTTATTTTGGGGGGTTTAATTTGTTTcttacttagttttttttttttttttttttttgacctttattattaatatatatatatatatatatatatatatttgttttctaTTGGATTCAGCCTCACACCCATACCAAACCAAAGGGCCCAGAGAATCATATGGAGCTAAAGAGGTGAAGGATGGTTTTTATGTGTGGGTGGACATGCCTGGAGTCACCAAGGATAAGGTGAGTGTTGGCGTGGAAAATGGTTGGGTTTTGTTCTCTGGTATAGCTGGGAAGGAGTCTGTTCACGAGGAGAGTGGCAGGACCTATCAAGGTAGCTTTGGACCCTTTGATGTGAACAAGATTGGGAAGATCAAGACTGAGGTGAAAAATGGTGTTTTGAGGATGATGATTCCAGAAATAGGCCCAGAGTGATCAATTTTACGTGGGTTTCACTTTCATTTAGGACTTATGTTTATGACTTTCTTTCTGTCTTCTTTCTGTTTAGGCCTTTAGGGATATGTTAGTAATACTGAAAATAGTAATGCTTGTTTTGCACTTTGgacaaaatatttgaattgtagGTTATTGTCTTATGGATATgatatgaatttattttctttgtatccCTGgctttattatttctctttttaatccttatctctctctctctctctctctctctctcaatttcttttactatatttgatgaattttatcTCTGTCCTTTTGGATGAGTAGGACAATAATGATCTCTGTTTGAAAATAGAAGATCTTGGTGCATTCTGTCTGTGGATCATGCataaaaacatttacaaattttaaattaataaaaaagtcATAGATGATAGAACCAAAAATGGAGCATGCAATTGTTTTGGTTTGGAGGAAATTGAGAATCCCTCTCCagaatattttattcttttcgaaagtaaaatatataaaaacaaaatcagaaaGTGTTTTCCcctactttttttcttcttctttttgttgataGATTTAAGTGTTCTTacgttatttttatttatttatttttattttttgatttggttCTTACGTTGTTAGGTTGTGTTAAGTTTCGTAACAATATATGCTAATGAAGACAAACATTTGGGCATTAATTAGCTGCAACAACAATGGATGTTGTAGCTTTGATGATCAATTAATTTACACTTTTGTTACCTAGACAGAGTGTCCAAATTAAATAATCAGTCATTGTAATGGCTACTTAAGAATCCATTTCATTCTCAGAAtcagagagattttttttttttttttcaactttattgtttttgttggtagatTTAAGTATCCTTTAAGTTTATTAGGTTGTGTAAATTTCTTGACAATCTACTGCTGATGATAAAAATTTGGGCATGCATGAGCTGCAACATTAGATGTTTTAGGCTTGTAGCTATGATGATCAATCATATCACCCTGTTAATTTGAGGCAGAACGTCCAAGGTCATTGTATATTGCTAGGCTTGGAGCAAACTTGTATCCGAAGATTTGGGTGTGAATTCGTATACAATGTTTTTTACAGCATTGCtagctttttgttttatttttcctcatttATATCATGGTTTTGAAAGTTGGcctttattaattaaattccaaatttaaatttgaagttttttagtaatttgagtaatgctacagttataaaatatttacaatatttttacaaatcaacTGTTGACGTATTCAActtattattggtttttatctagACCCAtaattaacatcatttttttatttaccaataaccacttatcacattaacattttgtaaatttgtttgtaaaaaagtttatatttcTAGCATTACTCTAGTAATTTAGGTACATGggctataaaaataataatttaggtATATTCGACTTAATTTTGCTAAATTTCAATGGAAACTAGAATTCAAATctccctttctttcctttcaaaaaaaaaaaaaaaactccctttctttatttattgtaactatgaaattaattattataaaaaagattctatatatatataataaagaatTTTATGTTGGAATTATGTTTTTTGCTTATAAAAAATTGGAGAGTGAGGGATTTCAACTCAATATCGTTCGATTGCAAGACATTGAAGGAATTGCCTCACTTTCTGGTACAATGATAAATgaagttaaaattttcatttcttcattgttgtaattatcaaattataaaaaaaatgttgatacctttttttaaataattattattactttctcaaaaaaaattattattattagtattatatatTATCCTTTAGGCTGTGAATATGAATTCCAATATTTCTCTTATGGTTTTTGAAATGCTACCTTTTTGTGCTATTTCACAcattgattgtgtttttgaaaaattggaattatTGCATGATGGATTACGACCTTAATTAGAGTTCaccatacacacacatatatccCAGAAGACTCATGTATTCTTCAATAAAACCCTGTAGCATGTTGGAGTTAAAGCAAtgaaaagataatatttataccttgttttttataagaaaaatgcaGTAATATTATACAAGAGTATATATTCATCACATAAGTGATGAGTCCACAATGGCTGTGTCTGCtgggtttatttgattttttttttttctacatgaaaAAGACATTTTTATTCAAGGAAAACCAGGGAGAATTACAAACATGATtgtaaacaaaagaaaatcattaaTCAGACCAAGATAGGGAAAATGTCTCTCTCGCTCTCAAGGGAAGAACAAGAGGAGTTAACGCGAAGCAAGAAGAAAGTTAAGGACGTGAAGCATGCAGGATTCAGTGAAAGGAGTGAACCGGGCCCTTCATCACCTGTAAAAGGGCTAGGCCCTTGGAATCAGAGTATGTCTTTCAAAGAGAAACTTGTAGGCGAGATCCCCGGTGCCTATATACAAGCATTCAACTTTGGGGATCTAATGGAGGATGATGTTGAGTCGGATGAGGAGGTAGAGACGCTTAGGCAGGGGCTGGTTGCTGTTAAATTCTCTAAGGATTTTAAGCAACATATCCGGGGTCCATGGGCTAGAGCTCTTATAGTTAAGGTTTATGGGAAGTCAGTGGGTTTCCATTTTCTCCAAAGTAAGTTGCTCTCTCTGTGGAAACCAGCGGGAAGAATGGATTGTGTTAACTTGGGAAATGGATTTTTTCTGGTGAGGTTGTCCTTAAAGGAGGACTTTGAAAACATTCTGAAGAAAGGTCCATGGTTCATTGGTGGACATTTTTTGTCTCTCCGGCCATGGGAACCGGATTTTAGACCTACTTCAGCAAACGTTTCCTCAGTTGCAGTCTGGGTGAGGCTTAATGAGCTTCCAATAGAGTATTATAATGCTGAGGCATTACAACATATTGGTAACGCTATTGGAAACGTTTTACGGGTAGATACTTTCACGGCCTCTGAGACTAGAGGAAGGTTTGCCAGATTATGCATTCAAATAGATGTTGAGAAACCTTTGGTAACGGCTATTCTTCTTGGGAAAGCTGAGCAACCAGTTACTTATGAGGGCATTCAGAAGTTATGTTTTGGATGTGGGAGGTTGGGTCACCGGCGGGAAGCTTGCCCATATTCTATCCGGCAAAGTGCATCGATGAGGGAAGCGGACATGGGAATGGATGGAAAGGACGACGAGGTTACATGCAAGGAGCGTGAGCAGCGTAAGACAAATGTGGAAGTGGGGCCCGAATTGGTCCAGTCGGATGTGCCAAAGGATGTGCAGGAGCAGGACACCTCTTATGGTCCGTGGGTGGTAGTGGCACGTAAAAAAAATGGGACAAGAGCACACAGTACTGGTGGGGCTCCCGTGGGACAGCAAATTGCACAAGAGTTAAAAGGCATTGGTAAGTATGAGCTGGATGCCAGGGGAAGAGGGGCTGCTGATTTTGGGCAATTAAGGGAGGCCAAAAGGAAGCTGTCTCCATTAAGGGTAGTAGAAAAAGCCCAGATAATTAATGCCATCCAAAGCATTAGTAAAAAGCCCGTTGGACGGGCCCAGCCCCCTTCAAACCAAAGTGTAAGCCCAAATGAAGTTGTTAAGGTGGATAATGGGCTCAATCCGGATAAGTGCTCTTCTAAGCCTGCTCGACACTCTTcagtgaaaggaaaaaaagctTTGGCTCGCCTTAGGGATTCTCAATCCCAAATCAAGAGTGGCGATGGGAAAGTTAGAGCTCAGAACTCTTCCTCTGTGCAGCTAAGATACCGTCCTGTGCAAGCCCTTACTCCAAATAAGCCTAGTGGTGGAGAAACAAGCTCTAGCGTGGACTTCAATTTCCAGTTCGGTAATGCTAGCTGGGAAGAGGGTGGTTATCAGTTTGAGGGGTGCAGCCGTGGTGGCTCTGGAGAGATTGGGGATCTGAGCAATTCGAAAGCACATCATGGGGTTTCACAACATCAACACGAGGAGAGCATGGAAGTGCAGGAGCCCGACGACGATGATGGGTATGAAGGTAAGATGGCTTCTATTATCCATCACAGTTCGGGGAATTGTGAGAAAGCAGCTGTGGGAAGTGTTGGTGGCTGCGTTGACATTAATGGAGGAGCTGATTTTTGtgagggtaagggttcaacaaATATTATGGGAGATGAGCCAAAGGATCGGATGGAGCTTGAGGGAGGAGACGGAGATGATGCTCCTTGTTGATTTTATCTGTCCCGTCCCAAACCACATTGTCCTTATGAATATTATAGTGTGGAATTGTCGAGGTGCGCGAAAGCCATCCTTTCAGAAGCATGTTAGAGATTTGGTCCGGAACCATGATCCAGCAATCCTTGTAGTGATGGAAACCAGAGTTGGTGGGGAAAGAGCAAGGGAGATAACTGACAAACTCCCTTTTGATGGTGCTATTCACACTGATACTATTGGGTATTCTGGCGGATTATGGGTTCTTTGGAATGCAGATAAGGTGGAGGTCTCTTCCTTAGCTAACACTGAGCAGGAGATCCACATTGTGGTTAAGGTACGTCCCTTGAATTCTAGTTGGTTATTTTCTGCTATATATGCTAGTCCTAGGAGTAATGAGAGGCAGATTTTATGGAATAATCTTATGAGAGTTGCTGAGATTCAAAACATGCCTTAGGTGATAGCAGGGGATTTCAATGAGCCTCTTGTGGAGGAGGATAAATTTGGGGGGAGAGCGGTTAGTGTTAGTAGGTCTTTATTGTTCAAAGAATGCTTAGATAAATGTAATATGATCGATATTGGGTTTTCTGGCCCCCGGTACACCTGGTCTAATAGAAGAGAAGTGATAGCTCTAATTCAAGAAAGGATAGATAGGTTTTTTGTAAATCCTAGCTGGTGTGTTCTGTTTCCGGAAGCCAAGGTGGTTCACTTCACAAGATGCCATTCAGATCACTGCCCCGTTCTTTTGGAGATGCAGCCAAGGGTTACTACCAGAAGAGAAAGACCTTTTAAATTTCAGTCCTGTTGGTTGTCTGATATCTCTTTTCCTAAGGTTGTGTCTCAAGCTTGGAGGCATAGTCCAAGGCTTGTAGATGCCATTGACAACTTTACTAAGGAGGCCAAGGTGTGGAACAAGAATCAATTTGGTAACATCTTCACTcggaaaaataatattatggCTAGGCTTAATGGCATCCAGAGATCAATTGCTATTAGGCCGTCTGATTTTCTTTGCAATCTTGAAAATGATCTGTTGAAGGAGTTGGATAGTGTGCTTAGCCAGGAGGAGGAGTTGTGGGCGTTAAAATCTCGAGTCAACTGGATGATTCAGGGAGATAGAAATACCTCCTTTTATCATGTTTCAACTCTGGTCAGGaggaaaagaaatcaaatcTTGTCAATTAAAGATGCTTGTGGGGAGTGGATTTTTGAGGAAAGTGCAGTTAAGGAGTGTATAAGGAATGGGTTTGCTGGTATTTATGCGACTTCTTTAGTTAGTGTCCCTATCACATACGACACTAGTTACCAGTGGCAGCCAAGACTTTCAGAGGAAGAGAAGCAAAGTATTAGTGGGGGGGTCACGGAGGAGGAAATTAAGGTAGCCTTATGGTCTCTAAAACCTTTTAAAGCCCCTGGTCCGGACGGGCTGCATGCAGGATTCTTCCAGAGATTTTGGCTGGTGGTGGGAAGGTCAGTGATGGAGGAAATAAAGTTGATTTTTTCGGAAAAGAGAGTTCCTGCCTATCTTAATAGTACCCACATTGCTCTAATTCCAAAAATTCAAGGTCCTGAGACGCTAGGGAATTATAGGCCCATAAGCTTGTGTAATACTGTGTATAAAGTGTTGACAAAGATCATTGTGGCCAGATTAAGACCTTATTTGGGCAAGCTGATTTCTCCTCTTCAAACGGCTTTTGTGCCAGGCAGAAAGGGTATCGATAATGTGATCGTTGCTCAAGAGCTAATCCACTCCTTAagcaaaaaaaaggggaaagttGGGTACATAGccataaaaattgatttggagaAGGCTTACGACAAGATTGAGTGGAGTTTTGTTAGAGAAATGCTTGTTAGAGCAAACTTCCCAACTGATCTTAGGGACATCATTATGAGCTGTATTTCCACTGTGTCAACCTCAATATTATTTAATGGAGAAACTCTTGATCCTATTTACCCATCTAGAGGGATTAGGCAAGGGGACCCGTTATCCCCTTATTTGTTCATTTTATGCATGGACTTTCTTGGGCAGCTAATAGAAGAGAAGTGTAATGCTAAGTTGTGGCAGCCAGTCAAGGTTTCCCAAAGTGGTCCGGCTTTTTCCCATTTGTTTTTTGCGGATGACCTCTTACTATTCGCAAAAGCGGACTACATCAATTGCTTAGCAATTAGAGATGTGCTTGACAACTTCTGTAGTTTATCGGGGCAAACTGTAAGTGAAGCGAAGTCGAGAGTTTACTTCTCTCCAAATGTGGATAGGGACACGAGGGAATCTTTAAGTGATATTCTTGGGTTTACATCCACTCCTTCACTTGGTAGATATTTGGGTATTCCTTTGAAGCATCCTGGTTCGTCTTCtcaggattttaattttgttcttgacAGAGTGAAGCAGAAATTATCGGGGTGG
The sequence above is drawn from the Quercus lobata isolate SW786 chromosome 12, ValleyOak3.0 Primary Assembly, whole genome shotgun sequence genome and encodes:
- the LOC115970246 gene encoding putative 57 kDa heat shock protein, translating into MASSCSPNPKGPSFSDFGITDSGELYGKNNPFQRSGPKGAVERIALKNDKLYMRVDMPGVPKQNMSCFLDHFNNVIFTGSAPKEWEHDDQVREFGGLYGLRCGCCEVAKLHGNITNGVLRMKMSKKILKNVTRCSYGPPPVDTPIIFLHEDIASHPYQTKGPRESYGAKEVKDGFYVWVDMPGVTKDKVSVGVENGWVLFSGIAGKESVHEESGRTYQGSFGPFDVNKIGKIKTEVKNGVLRMMIPEIGPE